Below is a window of Sulfitobacter sp. S190 DNA.
CTTGTGTGTATTCCGCTGACGCGCCGCTTTCACCTTGGCCAGGGCGAGGGCCGCGATCTCACCCCTTCGATGCACTGGCCTGCACCGCCTCTCGCGATTGACAGCGACGACATCAATGACCGCGGCCCGGTGCTCATCACCGTCACGTATCAGGTGACCGAAGAGAATGTCGCGGATTTTCGCGCCCTGATGCAGGAGTGGTCGAAAGAGCGGATGCGCGACGGTGCGTTCGAATGGAACCTCTACCAAAGCGCGGAGTCACCGGAGCTCTGGATCGAGGCGTTCCGCGTGCCGAGTTGGGAGGAACATCTGGCCCACCACGGTCGCGTGTCGCACGAGGATGCCGTGATGCAGGACAAGGTGCACGCCCTCGATACGACCGAAGGAGGCCCCGTTGTCCGCCACTACATCGCGCCCTAGGGGCGACGGCTGAGGATCGCGGCGAGAATGAGGCCCCCGATCAAACCCATATGTTCCATGAAGACCGCAAACTGGCGCATCACCATGTCCGGCGGTGACGACCAGAACGCATGCGCGATCAAGGTCGCCAAAAAGGTAAAGACGCCCAGCATGCCCGCCCCCAGCCACACCGCCCGCCCCACAATGACCAGAAGCGATCCGCCCAGTTGCACAAGTATCGTCAAACCGGCAAGTACCGCAGGCGCGGGCAGACCAAATGCCTGTTGCTCGGCGACGGCGGCGCCGAAATCGAACGCCTTGAGCAGTCCGCTGCTCCAGAAGGGTGAGGTCAGGATGATACGGGCGAGAAGCGCAAAAGTGTGTGACTCGAGCAGGGCCGCGATCGGGCGGGGGACGGTGCTGTCCATCACGGTGCGCCGCTGCAAATTGACTGTGGGGTTTGAAGCACGGACATGGCACTCTCCTGCGAATGAAACATTTGTCCGTGCATCCTGCGTGCGCGGGCCGCGCCGGTATTCCACCGCTCTGACCCTTTCAGTATTCGGCGCACCCGCCGCGCTTTCCAGCAACCGCAATCCGAGTATGTCATGATCCTGCTGATCAACCCTTTCACCGTTTTCGACGGCCAGACCGACCGGTTTCTCGCGCTTTGGGACCAGACAAACGCGATCTTCCGCGCGTCCGACGGGTTTATCTCGGCGCGCCTGTGCAGTGCGCTGAGCGAGCAGGCACCGGGCCAACGCGCGCCCTACACCCACATCAACGTCGCAGAGTGGCAAAGCCGCGACAGCTATGCCACGGCCTTGCGTCATCCCGATCTGAAACGTCTGGGCGGCCAGTACATGAAGGTCTGTACCTTCAATCCCGCGCTCTATGACATTCTGCGCGACACCTGACTACCGGCGCAGCATCTGGGCGAGTTCGTCCGGCGGCATGTGGGAATGTTCCTGCACGCTGCGGCTGATTTGGTCGATAAAGCGGTCAAAGGGCCCCATAAATCGGGCGTCGATGTCGACCTCTGCCGCTGCATCCCGCATCAACGTCACCCACCGTGCCCGCTGGGCATCCGTGATTTTCATCGACACGTGTTTCCAGATGACAAAGGCCAGATCGCCGCGTTCGCTGAGATAATCCTGCGGCCCGCCGAAGACGACCGAAAACCAGCCCGCGAGATACTTCGCGTGCTTGTCGTCCCCCGCCGTAAACAAGGGCTCGAGCAAAGGGTCGCGCAGCGCCTTGTCATAGAACGCTTCCGTCATCGCGCGGATACGGTCCTGACCACCCGCCACATCGAAGAGGGTCTGCGGCGCTTTTGTCCGGGTCTGTTCCATTGTCCGTTCCTTTCGTTATTGCCCTTTCACCGTGCCTGCAAAGGCTGCGATGGCCTCGATTTCGGAGCGGGCGATTTCATGTCCGCCGGGATGCCACACCGTTTCGACCCGCGCGCCCTGCCCCTCGAAATAAGACACCAGCGCCGTTGTTTGCGGCGCGGGGCAGATCGGATCGTTGCGCCCCGCCGTGAGCAAGATACGCTTGCCCGACAACGCCGGTTGCGGCGCAGGCTGCCAGGGGATCAGCGGATGCATAAGCACCATCTCATCGAACAGGTCTGGCCGTTCAAAAGAAAGCGCGGCCAGAATATTGGCCCCGTTCGAATATCCCAGCCCGATCACCCGTGCGGGCGCCACATCGGTGTGCTGGTCTTCGACAAAAGCTGCCAGCGCGTCACGCCGTGCCGCGAGGTCGTCCATGTCGTAAACCCCCTCGCCCGTGCGGCGAAAGAACCGGTTTGCGCCATGTTCGGACACGTCGCCCCGTGGAGAGATCACCGTGGCGTCGGGATAAAGTTGGCGGGCAAAGCCGTGAAACTGGGTCTCGTCCCCGCCCGTGCCGTGGAAGGTAAAGACAAGCGGCGCACCAACTGCGCCGCCGTCTTTTTCATAATGATAGGTCATTGCGATGTCCTTTCTTCTAGTCCAGCGGCGGCAGGATCGCCTCGATCTGGTCGCGCAGCCCTGCGTGCTGGTCTGGCAGCTTGAGCGCCTCACCGAGGTGCGCGGTGTCTTCGTCGCGGTCGAAACCGGGCTCGTTGGTGGCCACTTCGAACAACACGCCGCCCGGCGTGCGGAAGTAGATCGCCCAGAAATAATCGCGGTCAATCACCGGCGTCACCTGATAGCCGGTATCCACCAACGCGCGGCGCACCTCGAGCTGTTTTGCACGGTCCTCGACGGCGAACGCGATGTGGTGGACCGATCCCGCGCCCTGCCCCGCAAACCCGGTGGTCGGCAGATGCTCCAGATCAATTACGTTGGCCTCATTGCCGCCGGGCACGGCGAACCGGATGATGTTGCCGTCCCGTTCGGTCTGCTCATACCCCATGTAGGTGAGCAGTTCCGCAGTCGCATCGGTGTTGCGCAGACGCATCGTGGCGGAGTGAAAACCGCGAATGGCGTGATCGGAGGACACACCGTTGCCGGTCCAGCCCGGACGGTCATCGCCCGCCGCTTCGATCAGGGAAAACCCTTCGTTGTCCGGCCCGTCAAAACCCAGCGTGGGCGCGCCAAAACGGTTGCCGCTCTGGATGTTGCGCACGCCATGCTCGGCCAGACGTTCCTGCCAGTAGCCTGTGCTTCCTTCGGGAATGGCAAAGGTTGTGGTGCCTACCTCGCCGGTGCCCGGACGGCCCTTGGGCATGTTGGGAAACGGGAAATAGGTCATCACCGAACCCGGCGTGCCGACCTCATCGCCATAGTAAAGGTGATAGACATCGGGAGCGTCGAAGTTCACCGTTTTCTTGACCCGGCGCAGGCCGAGCGTCTGTGTGAAGAACGTGTTGTTACGCTTTGCATCGCCCGCCATCGAGGTGACGTGGTGCAGACCTTTGATGTCAGTGATCATGTCGTGTCCTTTCATTCGGTTCGGCCGGATCGACCGCTTGGCACAAGAGATAACCGTTTGGCGAAATTCGATAAGCGCAATAAATCTCAATTGATTATTGCAGAATTTGCAGCAATGATCGGGCATGGCAGGCCAGATCGAAAAGATACGCACCTTTATCGCCGTCGCGGATCACCGCGGGTTCGCGGCCGCCGCCCGCAGCCTGAACGTATCGCCCACCGCCGTAACGCGGCAGATCGCGGATTTGGAGGATTATCTGGGTGCCCAGTTGTTCCTGCGCACCACGCGGCAGGTCAATCTGACCGATGCAGGGCGCATTTATTACGACGCGGTTGTGCCGATATCCGAGCATCTGGCCGTGGCCGACGACAAGGTTCTCAAACGCCAGATCGGGCTTGTGGGGCCGCTGCGGGTATCGGCGCCCCTGTCGTTCGGCATCCGGTATCTGCCCGCCGTGATGTCGCAGTTTCGCACGTTGCATCCGGCCGTGTCCGTCGATCTGCAGCTGAGTGACCGGATGGTCGACATCGGCGCGGAGAGTTTCGACATGGCATTGCGCATATCGGGGCCGCCGGAGGGTCAATCGACGATCTGGCGCAAGATTTGCGAGGTGCCGCGCGGGCTGATGGCGCACCCTGACTATATCGCGCGGCGCGGCGCACCCGACACGCCCCGCGCGCTGGCGGATCACGACTGTCTGCACTACGGCAATCAGCGCAGCCGCATGACGTGGACCCTGCAAAACAGCGGCGGATCGGTTCAGGTGACCGTCGATCCCTGCCTTGCCAGCAACAGCGGTGATCTTCTGGCGCAGCTTGCAGGTCAGGGCGAAGGCATCGTGATGTTGCCCACGTTTCTGACCGATGAACTGGCCGCGCAGGGGGCGCTGGTGCCGGTCCTGCCGGATTGGGCGCCGCCGCCGATCTGGCTGACGGCCACGTTCCCTCCCTATGAACAGCTGCCCGCGCGTGTCGATGCGTTCACCCGGTTTGTAGAGGCCGAGATGACCCGCCCCGACTGATCCTGCCTTGCGCATCGTATCCCCGTTCTTTGCTGCAATCGCGGATAATTCTCCACAATCGGCGCGCTGCGTATTCCAGTGGGGTGCCCGCTATCAACGATGCATTCACGATTTGGGCCTGTCCTTACCGTTCTTGCGGCTCAGGATGTCGGTGGGGGCATCGCGCGGACCACCCCAGCGCAGCACGCGCTTTTGATTTCGGGCAAACCAGAGTTCGGCCACCTCCTCGGTCGTCATCGCATCCATGTTGATCATCCGCTCCATCTCGGTGATGTCTTGCGCGGTCAGTTGCATCGCGGCCAGTTGGCGCAGGCTTTGGGGCTTGATGATCTGGCGCAGGTTGCGATGGGCCAGCAATACCGCGCGGTCGGGCGTTGCAAAAACCGATCTGCTATCTTGGAGAGCCCGTAACTCCAGCGCCGCCATCGTCCAATGCGGTTGCAAGAGGGCAAAGACAGACCGGCGTTTGTGGCGCAACGCGTCAAACACGGCCTCGATCCAGTCGTCTTGCGACACACCCGACAGCTCGAACCCCGCGGCCTCAAGCTCGTATCGTTGCAGCGCCGCGACCGATTGCGCGGCGAGCAGAGGCGCATCCGCGACGTACCGGATCGTGCGGGACGCGGTTCGATCCCCCGCCAGATCGTCAATGCGTGACAGCGTTTCCATCTTTGCGGGAACAACCCATGCCGTGCACACCCCGTCGTAGGGGGCGGAGATCTGTGTGGTGCCCGCCGCAACAGCGGAGAAGAGATGCGCATGGGCATGGGGCAGCAGAGCCGCGCACAGAATGTCGATCCGCCCTGCACCAAGCGCGGCGAACATGCGCTCGGGCGTGTCACAGGTGATCTCGACGGAATGGCCATCGGCCCACAGCATGTCGGCCAGAATGCTCGACAAAACCAAGGGGACGCCGGTCGTCAGCTGGCCAATACGGATGGCGTGGGTGCGGGCCATGTCCGGCTCCATATTGCACGCGGCGCAGGCCACGGGCGCTGGACCGCGACGTGCGGCCCTCTGCATCTCCCGCTTAACGCGGCGGCGCAGGCGCGTCTTTCACGGACACGCCCCATTGTAATTTTGACCAAGGCGTCGGGGATCATGTGCCGGTTCTGCGCGACGCGTCACGCCGCGCGAGAAGCAGCTTTCGGAACTGGCCGGGGGGCATGCCGAACTCCCGTGCGAACATGGAGGTCAGATGCGCCTGACTGGAAAACCCCGCGGCCAGCGCGATGTCGCATAACGCATCGTCGGTCTGCTCCAACATCTCACGGGCGTGGTGCAGGCGGCGTTCCAGGATATAGTCGCGCGGCGCACTGCCAACCAACGCCTTGAACGACCGCGAAAACTGGTTTGCGCTCAACCCCGCGTCTCGGGCGAGATCGGACACCCTGAGCGGTCCGTCAATTTCGGCATCAATGCGCAGCAGGGCCGCGTTGAGACTTCTTGTACTGAGTTTCGCCCCGGTGACGGCCGCCGCGGTCGCCTCGTCATTGTTCCAGACAAGGTGGCTGAGCAGGACACTGACATATGTGCGCAAGAACGGCGCTTCGGGGCAATCCTTGTACAACAGCTGACGGCGGATGGACTGAACCAGTGGCGGGACTTCGGGATGCAACAACACTTCTGCCACATCGGACAGGCCGCTGAATTGGGCGCTCGCACCTGCACAGATCTCGTTGCACCAGCCCCGCTCGACCGCGATCAGAACAATCTCGACACCCGTTTCCGCGGCACAGGCCAAACGGTCACGCGGACGCAGGTTGCAAACGGTAAATGGCGCAAGCCGCAACAGACGCTCGGGATTGGAATCAAGCTGGAAAGACAGCTTGAGCGGCCGCAGAGGGATCAGCAAGATTTCGAACGGGCCCGCCTCGACGCATTTCAACTTGTCACCGGTGATCAGCGCCGCCGACAGGCACCCGATATGCGATTGCGGGCAATCCGCAAACGGTGCGCTCCGCAGAAAATCTGCGATGACGGCGGGGGATATGATGTCTGACTGTGCGTCCATGCCAAGACATCTAGGCACTCCCGGCGCGGCTCTCTTTCAGATTGTGTGCAAAATTTTTCAGGATTCCGCTTTGCGCAAACGCACGAAATTCCGGCGCAAATGTATAAAGCCTGCGCATGAATCTGATAGAAATTCGATGCCTGAAATCGCATTGTAAATACGCGCACGCACGGCACGCCCCGTGCGCAAAGATGTGCCGAACCATGCCGGAATAACTGGAAATTTGGCATTTCGCGACTATTTGCCTAACTTGTACGCCATGTTTTAACCACCGAAGAGGACGGCACGGATGGACAGACCGATCACTTCTGCGACCGACCCGATGGGCCAGACGCGCGATCTGCGCCCCCTCGGCAGTGCATACTATACCGTCAACGCAGACATCCCCGGCAGCACCGTAACCGACGTTGCCGTAGCGGGGGACGCGTCGGTGGAATTTTTCGAGGTCATCCAGACAAACGAGCTCGAAGACGTCGATACCACTGAAAGCGAAGCCGAATTTGTGCTGGGCGTCACCAGCGGCCAGACCTACGGCACGCTGCGCGTCGATGCGGGCGAAGGGCGGCATGAATTCGATATGTCTCCTCAAGGTGCCTATCTGAACCACCCGCGCTTGCACGACCAGTTTATCGCGGTGGACGGACGCGCCCAAATCGTGCTCGCCTCAATCCCCTACCGCGTTCTTGCCGACCGCCTTCATATCGACGAAGTCACGCTGGAAAACGCGATGCGCCCTTTGCATGAGCGTCTTTTGACCCGCGAACCCCTTGTCCGTCCGCTTGTGCTTTCGATGTGGCAGGCGGCCAGAACCCACCATGAAAGCTCCAACATCTATGTGGATCAGGCGCTTGATACCGTGGCGCTGCACTGCCTGTCGCTTGCCCGTGGGGGCAGTTGGGGCCGCAAGGCGTTTCTGGACGGGGACCGGTCAAGCGTTGAGGAAAAGCTCCACGGGGCCGGTGACACACCGAACAAGGCGCGGTTCAAACAGACAGTCGAGTACATCGAGGATCATCTGGGTCAGCCTTTGCGCTTGCTTGACCTGGCCAAACACGCAGGCATGAGCAGCTCCCATTTCTCGCGGGCCTTCAAGGCGGCAATGGGTGAACCCGCGTGGGCTTATGTCCGCCGCCGCCGGATCGAGGTCGCACGCCACCTGTTGGAAAGCTCCAGTTGCAGCATTGCCGAGATCGCATTTCGCACCGGTTTTTCCAGTCAGGCCCACCTGACCAAGGCGTTTTCTGATCATTTCGGCATGCCGCCCGCCACTTTCCGCGCAGAAGTGTCCACACCGCTGGCCCGCCGGTCGTGAGCATGCCCACCGGCACACCGCACCCCCGTGGCATCATCGAGCATTTTCTCGGAGGAAGCCGGAGTGGTCTGCACGTCGTGGAAAGCACGATTGCCGGCAGTCACGAGGTCGAATTTGCGCGGGTCATTCAGAAAAATGTGACCGATCAGTCCCATCTCGACGCCGAGCGCTTTGTTCTGGGCACCACCATCACGCCGGCGATCGGCAAGGTGCATGTCGATTTCGGCGAAAAACGCCGCAAGCTGAATGCGACAGGCAATGGCTTTTACCT
It encodes the following:
- a CDS encoding helix-turn-helix domain-containing protein gives rise to the protein MDAQSDIISPAVIADFLRSAPFADCPQSHIGCLSAALITGDKLKCVEAGPFEILLIPLRPLKLSFQLDSNPERLLRLAPFTVCNLRPRDRLACAAETGVEIVLIAVERGWCNEICAGASAQFSGLSDVAEVLLHPEVPPLVQSIRRQLLYKDCPEAPFLRTYVSVLLSHLVWNNDEATAAAVTGAKLSTRSLNAALLRIDAEIDGPLRVSDLARDAGLSANQFSRSFKALVGSAPRDYILERRLHHAREMLEQTDDALCDIALAAGFSSQAHLTSMFAREFGMPPGQFRKLLLARRDASRRTGT
- a CDS encoding AraC family transcriptional regulator, yielding MDRPITSATDPMGQTRDLRPLGSAYYTVNADIPGSTVTDVAVAGDASVEFFEVIQTNELEDVDTTESEAEFVLGVTSGQTYGTLRVDAGEGRHEFDMSPQGAYLNHPRLHDQFIAVDGRAQIVLASIPYRVLADRLHIDEVTLENAMRPLHERLLTREPLVRPLVLSMWQAARTHHESSNIYVDQALDTVALHCLSLARGGSWGRKAFLDGDRSSVEEKLHGAGDTPNKARFKQTVEYIEDHLGQPLRLLDLAKHAGMSSSHFSRAFKAAMGEPAWAYVRRRRIEVARHLLESSSCSIAEIAFRTGFSSQAHLTKAFSDHFGMPPATFRAEVSTPLARRS
- a CDS encoding LysR family transcriptional regulator, which encodes MAGQIEKIRTFIAVADHRGFAAAARSLNVSPTAVTRQIADLEDYLGAQLFLRTTRQVNLTDAGRIYYDAVVPISEHLAVADDKVLKRQIGLVGPLRVSAPLSFGIRYLPAVMSQFRTLHPAVSVDLQLSDRMVDIGAESFDMALRISGPPEGQSTIWRKICEVPRGLMAHPDYIARRGAPDTPRALADHDCLHYGNQRSRMTWTLQNSGGSVQVTVDPCLASNSGDLLAQLAGQGEGIVMLPTFLTDELAAQGALVPVLPDWAPPPIWLTATFPPYEQLPARVDAFTRFVEAEMTRPD
- a CDS encoding DoxX family protein, whose product is MDSTVPRPIAALLESHTFALLARIILTSPFWSSGLLKAFDFGAAVAEQQAFGLPAPAVLAGLTILVQLGGSLLVIVGRAVWLGAGMLGVFTFLATLIAHAFWSSPPDMVMRQFAVFMEHMGLIGGLILAAILSRRP
- a CDS encoding ring-cleaving dioxygenase, encoding MITDIKGLHHVTSMAGDAKRNNTFFTQTLGLRRVKKTVNFDAPDVYHLYYGDEVGTPGSVMTYFPFPNMPKGRPGTGEVGTTTFAIPEGSTGYWQERLAEHGVRNIQSGNRFGAPTLGFDGPDNEGFSLIEAAGDDRPGWTGNGVSSDHAIRGFHSATMRLRNTDATAELLTYMGYEQTERDGNIIRFAVPGGNEANVIDLEHLPTTGFAGQGAGSVHHIAFAVEDRAKQLEVRRALVDTGYQVTPVIDRDYFWAIYFRTPGGVLFEVATNEPGFDRDEDTAHLGEALKLPDQHAGLRDQIEAILPPLD
- a CDS encoding alpha/beta hydrolase — protein: MTYHYEKDGGAVGAPLVFTFHGTGGDETQFHGFARQLYPDATVISPRGDVSEHGANRFFRRTGEGVYDMDDLAARRDALAAFVEDQHTDVAPARVIGLGYSNGANILAALSFERPDLFDEMVLMHPLIPWQPAPQPALSGKRILLTAGRNDPICPAPQTTALVSYFEGQGARVETVWHPGGHEIARSEIEAIAAFAGTVKGQ
- a CDS encoding glycine betaine ABC transporter substrate-binding protein, whose amino-acid sequence is MARTHAIRIGQLTTGVPLVLSSILADMLWADGHSVEITCDTPERMFAALGAGRIDILCAALLPHAHAHLFSAVAAGTTQISAPYDGVCTAWVVPAKMETLSRIDDLAGDRTASRTIRYVADAPLLAAQSVAALQRYELEAAGFELSGVSQDDWIEAVFDALRHKRRSVFALLQPHWTMAALELRALQDSRSVFATPDRAVLLAHRNLRQIIKPQSLRQLAAMQLTAQDITEMERMINMDAMTTEEVAELWFARNQKRVLRWGGPRDAPTDILSRKNGKDRPKS
- a CDS encoding antibiotic biosynthesis monooxygenase, translated to MILLINPFTVFDGQTDRFLALWDQTNAIFRASDGFISARLCSALSEQAPGQRAPYTHINVAEWQSRDSYATALRHPDLKRLGGQYMKVCTFNPALYDILRDT